Proteins from one Brevibacillus humidisoli genomic window:
- the infC gene encoding translation initiation factor IF-3 yields MLVNEAIRAREVRLIGPDGNQMGVVPIREALRIAQDANLDLVNVAPTAKPPVCRIMDYGKYKYEQAKKEKEARRNQKIIELKEVRFSSNIEEHDFQTKLRNVRKFLQDEDKVKCSIRFRGREITHAEIGQQVLDRLATLCEDIAVVERRPKIDGRSMIMILAPKSDNK; encoded by the coding sequence ATGTTAGTGAATGAGGCGATTCGAGCTCGTGAAGTCCGCCTGATTGGGCCAGACGGCAACCAAATGGGTGTTGTGCCGATCAGGGAAGCACTGCGCATTGCGCAAGACGCCAACCTGGATCTCGTCAACGTGGCCCCGACCGCGAAGCCTCCCGTATGTCGGATCATGGACTACGGCAAGTACAAGTACGAGCAGGCCAAGAAGGAGAAAGAAGCGCGACGCAACCAGAAGATCATCGAGTTAAAAGAAGTTCGCTTCTCATCCAACATCGAAGAACACGATTTCCAAACCAAACTTCGCAATGTGCGGAAGTTTTTGCAGGACGAAGACAAGGTGAAGTGCAGCATCCGCTTCCGCGGCCGTGAGATTACGCACGCCGAGATTGGGCAGCAAGTACTGGATCGCCTGGCAACGTTATGCGAAGACATCGCCGTCGTTGAACGCAGACCGAAAATCGATGGTCGCAGCATGATCATGATTTTGGCTCCGAAGTCGGACAACAAATAG
- the thrS gene encoding threonine--tRNA ligase, with translation MAKVNVTLPDGAVREYDAGVTIEDVAASISPGLKKKAIAGKLNGKVVDLYTPITEDAQVEVVTLDSPEGLEVYRHSAAHLLAQAVKRLYGKEVKLGIGPVIENGFYYDMDIPASLTPDDLGKIEAEMEKIVKENLQIRRKVVGREEALQIYEELGDHLKLELIRDLPEDAEITIYEQGEFFDLCRGPHLPSTGLIKAFKLMSVAGAYWRGDSDNQMLQRVYGTAWPKKSDLDEYLHFIEEAKKRDHRKLGKELELFMFSEEAPGMPFFLPKGFTVRNELEQFSRRLQELAHYTEVRTPFMMNQRLWEQSGHWDHYHENMYFSEVDDTKFALKPMNCPGHMLIYKNKIHSYRDLPIRYSEFGQVHRHEFSGALNGMLRVRTFCQDDAHVFVRPDQIEDEIKRMINLIDSIYKVFGFPYSVELSTRPEDSMGSDELWEIAESSLKNVLDELGIEYEINEGDGAFYGPKIDFQITDALKRRHQCGTIQLDFQFPEKFDLTYIGQDNEKHRPVVLHRAMYGSMERFIGILVEHYGGAFPTWLAPVQARLMTINEVHAPFAEDVYNKMLHAGIRVELDIRNEKIGYKIREAQVAKIPYMLVIGEKEVADQTLSVRKRGVGDLGAQSVDEFVAAIREEIEEKR, from the coding sequence GTGGCAAAAGTAAATGTAACGCTGCCGGATGGTGCTGTACGCGAATACGATGCCGGGGTTACCATCGAGGATGTGGCGGCTTCCATCAGCCCAGGGCTGAAGAAGAAGGCGATCGCAGGCAAACTGAATGGTAAAGTAGTCGACCTATACACACCGATTACAGAGGATGCACAGGTGGAAGTAGTGACGCTTGATTCACCGGAAGGGCTCGAAGTGTACCGACACAGCGCGGCACACTTGCTGGCTCAGGCTGTCAAGCGGCTGTATGGCAAGGAGGTAAAGCTGGGGATTGGTCCGGTGATTGAAAATGGCTTTTATTACGATATGGATATCCCGGCCAGCTTGACTCCTGACGATCTTGGCAAGATTGAAGCGGAGATGGAGAAGATCGTCAAGGAAAACCTGCAGATTCGCCGTAAAGTGGTGGGCCGCGAGGAAGCTCTCCAGATTTATGAGGAGCTGGGCGATCATCTAAAGCTGGAACTGATCCGCGATCTGCCGGAAGATGCGGAGATTACCATTTACGAACAGGGCGAATTCTTCGATCTTTGCCGGGGGCCTCACCTGCCATCCACCGGCCTGATCAAAGCGTTCAAGCTGATGAGTGTGGCTGGCGCGTACTGGCGTGGTGACTCCGATAACCAGATGCTGCAGCGGGTGTATGGCACCGCATGGCCCAAAAAATCGGACCTGGACGAGTACCTGCACTTTATCGAAGAGGCCAAGAAGCGGGACCACCGTAAACTGGGCAAAGAGCTGGAACTGTTCATGTTTTCCGAAGAAGCGCCTGGCATGCCGTTCTTCCTGCCCAAGGGCTTCACCGTTCGCAACGAACTGGAGCAGTTCTCCCGCCGTTTGCAGGAACTGGCCCACTACACCGAGGTGCGCACGCCGTTTATGATGAATCAGCGCTTATGGGAACAGTCAGGTCACTGGGATCACTATCATGAAAACATGTACTTTTCCGAGGTGGACGATACCAAGTTTGCGCTGAAACCCATGAACTGCCCCGGACACATGCTGATCTACAAGAATAAAATCCACTCCTACCGTGATCTGCCGATCCGTTATTCAGAGTTCGGTCAGGTGCATCGTCACGAGTTTTCCGGCGCCTTGAATGGCATGCTGCGGGTACGGACGTTCTGTCAAGATGATGCCCACGTCTTCGTCCGCCCAGACCAGATCGAAGACGAGATCAAGCGGATGATCAATCTGATCGACAGCATTTACAAAGTGTTCGGCTTCCCTTACTCTGTGGAGCTGTCCACCCGTCCGGAAGATTCGATGGGCTCGGATGAACTGTGGGAAATCGCAGAAAGCTCGCTGAAAAACGTGCTGGACGAACTAGGCATTGAGTACGAAATCAATGAAGGGGACGGCGCGTTTTACGGGCCGAAGATCGACTTCCAGATTACCGATGCGCTGAAGCGGCGTCATCAGTGCGGAACGATCCAGTTGGACTTCCAGTTCCCGGAGAAGTTTGACCTCACCTATATCGGGCAGGACAACGAAAAGCATCGCCCGGTCGTGCTGCACCGTGCCATGTACGGCTCCATGGAGCGGTTTATCGGGATCCTGGTCGAACACTACGGAGGGGCTTTCCCTACCTGGCTGGCACCGGTGCAGGCCCGTCTGATGACGATCAACGAAGTACACGCTCCATTTGCCGAGGACGTATACAACAAGATGCTCCATGCTGGTATCCGGGTTGAACTGGATATCCGCAACGAGAAGATCGGCTACAAGATACGCGAAGCACAGGTGGCGAAAATCCCGTACATGCTGGTCATTGGTGAAAAGGAAGTGGCCGATCAAACCCTGTCTGTCCGCAAGCGGGGAGTAGGCGACCTGGGCGCCCAATCGGTGGATGAGTTTGTCGCGGCGATTCGTGAAGAAATCGAAGAAAAACGATAA
- the ytxC gene encoding putative sporulation protein YtxC has product MQTLSVFLEADKPWHSEMFRTAIRKIESKVETGSVTIEYKEEMRGTYHVFRFVSWSSEEYTLETRDVVRSFIALVAVEWIVRVMEPDVIQGVLAKEYGPELAQEWEAVLPHIQHVLLDAEAGQTRDAATARKARIYRKIHAYLQDNHELVLEGFVRFRLKEYWDELAEAVEWGIEEYLREKEYREFVELLRYFISLQEARYRIVHVVPRNGKPYGLFDEKGQVIRLDQLDAMISHSEQEFRDEDYLVSALVTLAPLKIVLHRSEEKPALAETLRSIFGERLSYCGACAYCLSRNRTNLDFRKPTHYNT; this is encoded by the coding sequence ATGCAGACACTGTCCGTGTTTCTCGAGGCAGACAAGCCTTGGCACAGCGAAATGTTTCGGACGGCGATTCGCAAGATCGAGAGCAAAGTGGAGACAGGTTCCGTGACGATTGAGTACAAAGAAGAGATGCGTGGCACATATCATGTATTTCGCTTTGTCAGTTGGTCGTCTGAAGAATACACGCTGGAGACACGGGATGTGGTTCGCTCTTTTATCGCACTGGTTGCGGTCGAGTGGATTGTCCGGGTGATGGAACCGGATGTGATTCAAGGCGTATTGGCCAAAGAGTACGGTCCTGAACTGGCCCAGGAATGGGAAGCGGTGCTGCCCCATATCCAGCACGTGCTGCTTGATGCAGAGGCGGGACAAACCCGTGATGCCGCTACGGCACGTAAAGCCAGGATCTACCGCAAGATTCATGCCTACCTGCAGGACAACCATGAATTGGTGCTGGAAGGGTTTGTTCGGTTTCGGCTCAAGGAGTACTGGGACGAACTGGCTGAGGCCGTGGAGTGGGGCATCGAAGAGTATTTGCGGGAAAAAGAGTATCGTGAATTCGTCGAACTGCTTCGTTACTTCATCTCCCTGCAGGAAGCTCGGTACAGAATCGTTCATGTCGTGCCCCGCAACGGGAAGCCATACGGCCTGTTTGACGAGAAAGGGCAGGTGATCCGACTCGATCAGTTGGATGCGATGATCAGCCACTCGGAGCAGGAGTTTCGCGATGAGGATTACTTGGTTAGTGCCTTGGTGACCTTGGCACCTCTCAAGATTGTACTGCACCGATCGGAGGAAAAACCGGCACTGGCGGAAACCCTGCGCAGCATTTTTGGCGAGCGGCTCTCCTACTGTGGGGCCTGTGCCTATTGCCTCAGTCGGAATCGAACCAACCTTGACTTTCGCAAGCCGACTCACTATAATACATAA
- the mqnC gene encoding cyclic dehypoxanthinyl futalosine synthase, which yields MIDEILKRAVAGERLGLEDGLALFESDEIEKIGHAANQVMLKWHPDPITTFVIGRNINYTNICDKYCRFCAFYRPPGSAEGYVLPTETILEKIQETVDVGGTEILMQGGTNPDLPLEYYLELLRTIKRRFPQITMHSLSTTEVEKMAELSGLSIEEVLRQLKEAGLDSLPGAGGEILDDRTRMKISRVKGSWKQWIDVQRAAHLVGLPGTATMVIGFGEQLEERVLSLMRIRELQDETKGFTAFITWTFQPENTNLKAVNNTPEEYLKTLAISRLMLDNIPNFQSSWVTVGPEYGKLSLSYGANDFGSTMIEENVVSAAKCAYKVNTNTILQMIREAGKTPAQRNTKYEILRVFHEGEMAENDFVMQN from the coding sequence GTGATAGACGAAATCCTGAAGCGGGCGGTTGCCGGAGAGCGGCTGGGCCTGGAAGACGGCTTGGCCCTGTTTGAGAGCGACGAAATCGAAAAGATCGGGCATGCCGCCAACCAGGTGATGCTCAAGTGGCATCCGGATCCGATCACGACCTTTGTGATTGGACGCAATATCAACTACACCAATATCTGTGACAAATACTGCCGATTCTGCGCCTTTTACCGTCCCCCAGGTTCTGCCGAAGGGTATGTGCTGCCGACGGAGACGATTCTGGAGAAGATTCAGGAGACAGTAGACGTCGGGGGAACGGAGATTCTGATGCAAGGCGGGACCAATCCTGATCTGCCGTTGGAATACTATCTGGAGCTGCTGCGGACGATCAAGCGGCGGTTTCCGCAGATCACCATGCACTCCCTGTCGACGACGGAAGTGGAAAAGATGGCGGAGTTATCCGGCCTGTCGATCGAAGAAGTACTGCGTCAATTGAAGGAAGCCGGATTGGATTCGCTGCCGGGAGCAGGTGGAGAGATCCTCGACGACCGCACCCGTATGAAGATCTCCCGTGTGAAGGGTTCCTGGAAGCAGTGGATTGATGTACAAAGGGCCGCTCACCTAGTAGGGCTGCCTGGGACAGCTACGATGGTGATTGGCTTTGGCGAGCAATTGGAGGAGCGGGTTCTCTCCCTGATGCGGATTCGCGAGCTGCAAGACGAGACAAAGGGCTTCACCGCGTTCATCACCTGGACCTTTCAGCCGGAGAATACCAACCTGAAAGCAGTCAACAATACGCCGGAAGAGTATCTGAAGACGCTGGCGATCAGCCGTTTGATGCTGGACAATATTCCTAACTTTCAGTCCTCGTGGGTGACGGTCGGACCGGAGTATGGCAAGCTTTCGCTCTCTTACGGGGCCAACGACTTCGGTTCGACAATGATCGAAGAGAACGTCGTCTCCGCTGCCAAGTGCGCCTACAAGGTAAACACCAATACGATTTTGCAGATGATTCGCGAGGCAGGCAAAACCCCCGCGCAGCGCAATACCAAGTACGAAATCCTGCGTGTCTTCCACGAAGGGGAAATGGCCGAAAACGATTTTGTGATGCAGAACTAA